One window of Desulfobacteraceae bacterium genomic DNA carries:
- a CDS encoding alpha-E domain-containing protein — MLSRVANAIYWMCRYIERAENVARFISVNLNLLLDMPSEKGKHWEPLVMITGDQALFEKNYPDYTQAAVSRFLTFDRNYPNAILTCLAAARENGRSIREIISSEMWEHLNTFYLELADGGSPALALADPHRFYKIIQMRSHLFTGLMDSTMSHGEAWNFARIGMMIERADKTSRILDVKYFMLLPQADLVNSPMDNIQWTAVLKSASAFEMFRKEHHHITPRNVANFLIFDGQFPRSIRHCIAKAQICLHRIDGSPPESASNIAEKRLGRLKADLEYTDIDEVIEHGMHEYLDGLQTRLNQVDAAIGTTFFNLKPLIEATSSEQ; from the coding sequence ATGCTCAGCCGCGTGGCCAACGCCATCTACTGGATGTGTCGCTACATCGAACGGGCCGAGAACGTCGCCCGCTTCATCAGCGTCAACCTCAACTTGTTGCTGGACATGCCGTCGGAGAAGGGCAAACACTGGGAGCCGCTGGTGATGATCACCGGCGACCAGGCGCTTTTCGAAAAAAATTACCCGGACTATACCCAGGCAGCGGTGAGCCGCTTCCTGACCTTTGACCGCAACTACCCCAACGCCATCCTGACCTGCCTGGCGGCGGCGCGCGAAAACGGCCGTTCCATCCGCGAGATCATCTCATCGGAGATGTGGGAGCACCTCAACACCTTCTATCTGGAGTTGGCCGACGGCGGCTCCCCGGCCTTGGCCCTGGCCGACCCCCACCGCTTCTACAAGATCATTCAGATGCGCAGCCACCTGTTCACCGGCCTGATGGACTCCACCATGAGCCACGGCGAGGCCTGGAACTTCGCCCGCATCGGCATGATGATCGAGCGCGCGGACAAAACCTCGCGGATCCTGGACGTCAAGTACTTCATGCTGCTGCCCCAGGCGGACCTGGTGAACAGCCCCATGGACAACATCCAGTGGACAGCGGTGCTCAAATCCGCCAGCGCCTTTGAAATGTTCCGCAAAGAGCACCACCACATCACCCCGCGCAACGTGGCCAATTTTTTGATTTTCGACGGCCAGTTTCCGCGCTCCATCCGCCACTGCATCGCCAAGGCGCAGATCTGCCTGCACCGCATCGACGGCTCCCCACCGGAGTCGGCCAGCAACATCGCCGAAAAGCGCTTGGGGCGCCTCAAGGCCGACCTGGAGTACACCGATATCGACGAGGTGATCGAGCATGGCATGCACGAGTATCTGGACGGCCTGCAGACCCGGCTCAACCAGGTGGACGCCGCCATCGGCACGACCTTCTTCAACCTCAAGCCCCTGATCGAGGCCACCTCCAGCGAGCAGTAG
- a CDS encoding transglutaminase family protein has translation MGIHVALNHKTSYRYDRPVALSPHVVRLRPAPHCRTPILSYSMTVLPQTHFLNWQQDPFSNYLGRLVFPQKTTAFEVEVDLVAEMIIINPFDFFLEPDAETYPFDYAPKLKADLGPYLAAEPADAKLTAYLAQIDRSPKPTNNFLVDLNQKLSRDIRYLIRMEPNVQPCERTLELGSGSCRDSAWLLVNILRHLGLAARFVSGYLIQLAPDVKSLDGPSGPEADFTDLHAWTEVYLPGAGWVGMDPTSGLFAGEGHIPLACSPEPQSAAPITGALEECKVDFSHSMSVRRIREAPRSTRPYPEEVWTAIVELGERVDRELAAADVRLTMGGEPTFVSIDDMDDAQWNTAALGKEKQQLAETLIKGLRQKWAPGGLLHYGQGKWYPGESLPRWALGCFWRIDGRPVWQDDRWIADVSKSYGFDVAEAKVFIDTLAEILGVRRRYVRAGYEDILYYLYKEQRLSVNVDPGDPRLEDPEARARMVSAFQRGLGAPVGYVLPLQYGSWKSGPWPFRGDHMFLLPGDSPAGLRLPLESLPWVAKTDFPYDHPLDPMADRGPLPDLHAGQQALQGRPAEKIGEGVRSQPRPFDEPAPVPGESAAWVVRTALCVQPRGGRLYVFMPPVTALEGYLELVAAIEATAARTGLPVVIEGYTPPYDPRLESLKITPDPGVIEVNIQPMHSWRELVDCTTTLYETARQSRLGTEKFMLDGRHTGTGGGNHIVMGGATPAESPFLRRPDLLRSFVTFWNNHPSLSFLFSGLFIGPTSQQPRIDEARHDSLYELEIAFAELERQTAPDRPCPPWLVDRLFRHLLVDVSGNTHRAEFCIDKLYSPDSAAGRLGLLEFRAFEMPPHARMSLAQQLLLRIFVAWFWQTPYRRNLVRWGTRLHDRFMLPQPVQDDFADVLKILNQAGFPVRMEFFQPHFEFRFPIYGKVDCAGMEIELRQALEPWHVLGEEPGGGGTARYVDSSVERLQVKVSGMTGERYIVACNGRCIPLQPTAVAGEFVAGVRYRAWQPPACLHPTIGVHTPLTIDLFDTWSGRAVGGCTYHVGHPGGRHYDVFPVNAYEAEGRRNARFIPGGHTPGSPVALPAAETNPWFPYTLDLRRQTG, from the coding sequence GTGGGAATCCATGTTGCCCTGAACCACAAAACCTCCTACCGCTACGACCGGCCTGTGGCCCTCTCGCCCCACGTCGTCCGGCTGCGACCGGCGCCCCATTGCCGGACGCCGATCCTGAGCTATTCGATGACCGTCCTGCCGCAGACCCATTTTCTCAACTGGCAGCAGGACCCGTTCAGCAACTACCTGGGACGCCTGGTGTTTCCGCAAAAGACGACCGCCTTCGAGGTGGAGGTCGATCTGGTGGCGGAGATGATCATCATCAACCCCTTCGATTTTTTTCTGGAGCCCGATGCCGAAACCTATCCCTTTGACTATGCGCCCAAGCTCAAGGCCGACCTGGGGCCCTACCTGGCCGCAGAGCCGGCGGACGCCAAGCTCACGGCATACCTGGCGCAGATCGATCGCAGCCCCAAACCGACCAACAATTTCCTGGTGGATCTGAACCAGAAGCTGAGCCGCGACATCCGCTATCTGATCCGCATGGAACCCAATGTGCAGCCCTGCGAACGGACCCTGGAGCTGGGCAGCGGCTCATGCCGCGACTCGGCCTGGCTGCTGGTCAACATCCTGCGCCATCTGGGCCTGGCCGCCCGCTTCGTCTCCGGTTACCTGATCCAGCTCGCGCCGGATGTCAAATCCCTGGACGGCCCGTCCGGGCCGGAAGCCGACTTCACTGACCTGCACGCCTGGACCGAGGTCTACCTGCCCGGGGCCGGATGGGTGGGGATGGACCCCACCTCCGGGCTCTTCGCCGGCGAGGGGCACATTCCCCTGGCCTGTTCGCCGGAGCCCCAAAGCGCGGCCCCGATCACCGGCGCCCTGGAGGAATGTAAGGTGGATTTCAGCCACAGCATGAGCGTGCGGCGCATTCGGGAAGCGCCCCGCTCCACGCGGCCCTACCCGGAAGAGGTCTGGACGGCCATCGTGGAACTGGGAGAGCGGGTGGACCGTGAGCTGGCGGCGGCGGATGTCCGTCTAACCATGGGCGGGGAGCCCACCTTCGTCTCCATCGACGATATGGACGACGCCCAGTGGAACACCGCGGCCCTGGGGAAGGAGAAGCAGCAGCTGGCCGAGACCCTGATCAAAGGGTTGCGCCAAAAGTGGGCCCCCGGCGGACTGCTGCACTACGGCCAGGGGAAATGGTATCCGGGCGAATCCCTGCCCCGCTGGGCCCTGGGGTGCTTCTGGCGCATAGACGGCCGGCCGGTGTGGCAGGACGACCGCTGGATCGCGGACGTGTCCAAAAGCTATGGCTTCGACGTCGCCGAGGCCAAGGTCTTCATCGACACCCTGGCCGAGATCCTGGGGGTCAGACGGCGCTACGTCCGCGCAGGTTACGAGGACATCCTGTACTACCTCTACAAAGAGCAGCGGCTATCGGTCAACGTGGACCCCGGCGACCCCCGGCTGGAGGATCCCGAAGCCCGTGCGCGCATGGTTAGCGCCTTTCAGCGCGGGCTGGGGGCCCCGGTGGGTTACGTGCTGCCCCTGCAATACGGCTCCTGGAAAAGCGGGCCGTGGCCGTTTCGCGGGGACCACATGTTCCTTTTGCCTGGCGATTCGCCCGCCGGGCTGCGCCTGCCCCTGGAGTCTCTGCCCTGGGTTGCCAAGACCGACTTTCCCTACGACCACCCCCTGGACCCCATGGCCGACCGCGGGCCGCTGCCGGACCTGCACGCCGGCCAGCAGGCTCTGCAGGGGCGGCCGGCGGAGAAGATCGGCGAGGGTGTGCGCAGCCAGCCCAGACCCTTTGACGAACCGGCGCCGGTTCCCGGTGAGTCCGCCGCCTGGGTGGTTCGCACGGCCCTCTGCGTGCAGCCACGCGGGGGCCGGTTGTATGTGTTCATGCCGCCGGTGACCGCCCTGGAGGGGTATCTGGAACTGGTGGCGGCCATCGAGGCCACCGCCGCAAGGACCGGACTGCCGGTGGTGATCGAAGGCTACACGCCGCCCTATGACCCGCGTCTGGAAAGCCTCAAGATCACCCCGGACCCCGGGGTGATCGAGGTCAACATCCAGCCCATGCACAGCTGGCGGGAGCTGGTGGATTGCACCACGACCCTTTACGAGACGGCCCGCCAGAGCCGCCTGGGCACTGAAAAGTTCATGTTGGACGGCCGCCACACCGGCACCGGCGGCGGCAACCACATCGTCATGGGTGGCGCCACGCCGGCGGAGAGCCCCTTCCTGCGGCGGCCGGACCTGCTGCGCAGCTTCGTCACCTTCTGGAACAACCACCCGTCGCTCTCGTTCCTTTTTTCAGGCCTCTTCATCGGCCCCACCAGCCAGCAGCCGCGCATCGACGAAGCCCGCCACGACAGTCTCTACGAGCTGGAGATCGCCTTTGCCGAACTGGAGCGTCAAACCGCCCCGGACCGGCCCTGCCCGCCCTGGCTGGTGGACCGCCTCTTCCGCCACCTGCTGGTGGACGTCAGCGGCAACACCCACCGGGCCGAATTCTGCATCGACAAGCTCTATTCGCCCGACAGCGCCGCCGGCCGGCTGGGGCTGCTGGAGTTCCGCGCCTTCGAGATGCCGCCCCACGCCCGCATGAGCCTGGCCCAGCAGCTTTTGCTGCGCATCTTTGTGGCGTGGTTCTGGCAGACCCCCTATCGGCGGAATTTGGTGCGATGGGGCACACGGCTCCACGACCGTTTCATGCTGCCCCAGCCGGTGCAGGACGATTTTGCCGACGTTTTGAAAATCTTGAATCAGGCCGGCTTTCCGGTGCGCATGGAATTTTTCCAGCCGCATTTCGAGTTTCGCTTCCCGATTTACGGCAAGGTGGACTGCGCGGGCATGGAGATCGAACTGCGCCAGGCCCTGGAACCGTGGCATGTGCTGGGTGAGGAGCCCGGTGGTGGGGGCACCGCCCGCTATGTGGACTCCTCTGTGGAGCGGCTGCAAGTCAAGGTCAGCGGCATGACCGGGGAGCGCTACATCGTTGCCTGCAACGGCCGCTGCATCCCCCTGCAGCCGACCGCCGTGGCGGGCGAGTTCGTGGCC